The genome window GTGTTGGCAGAGAAAGTTCAGCTGGCTTCCAAGTCTTCCGACAAGACCACCTATGCTGCTGATCTGAGCAGTCTGAAGCCAGCACGTGGCATCTACCAGGTGGAGTTGAATGCCAATGGCGTTTACACACAGAAACTGCAACTGAAAGTGCTCGGACGCGTTAAGGTGCAGTCTCTGGAGGTGGGTATTGCCGAATCCGATGCCAGCGCAGCCACCCGCAAGCAAAGCGTCAGCTTCCCCAGCAAATTGAAGGACACACTGTCTGCGGACAGCACACAAAAGCTGTTACTCAAGGCTGTGCTTATCGAtgagagcaacagcaaaccCATTACAGTGCACCAGGCGTTTGTGCGTCTGTACAACAAAGAGACAGACAAGGAGATCATTTTTGTGGCGGAGCAGGACAGCAGCAAAGCCTACAAGTTTGACATGGATGTGGGCAATCAGGGCAAGAATTTCAATTACCAAAGCGGTGTCTACAACATCTATCTAACGGTCGGCGATGCCTCCCTGTCCAACTCTTTCGAGTGGCTGTTGGCCGATGTTCAGCTGAAGTTCAACCAGCCTGACAAGGGTAAGTCAGAAGGCGCAAGCTCTTGTTAAGATCTTTATTTTAAGGTATTCCTAATTTACAGACCCTAAGCCAAGCGTTGTTCGAGGAGCTCTGCCAGAGATTGTGCATCAATTCCGTGTACCCGATAAGCGCCCGCCCCGCATTGTATCCGATATCTTCACTGGTCTGTGCATAACGCCTCTGGTGCTGCTCTTTGTGTTCTGGGGCAAATTGGGCATCAATGTCTCAAACTTGTCATTGTCGCCGAGCACAATCGGTTTCCATGTTGGCTTCGGTGGCATTTTGGCGCTGTTCTTCGTTTTCTGGCTGCAACTGAACATGTTCCAAACGCTGCGCCTACTGATACCAATCGCAGTATTTACATTCCTGTGTGGCAATCGCGTTCTGCGTCGCCTCTATGCACAACGCACCAGCAACATCAAAAATGCAGCGGGAACATCATAATAAGTGACCCATCCCGATGGCGTTAAGGCTGTTCTCCCATCAGCACACGATTCAGCTGATCATAAATGCACGACGAGTCACTGTTACTCTCTATCTAAAACAAACTATAAgtaaaaaactttaataaagCGTTTAGTGTAAGCTCTATTAAACCACACAACACATAAATGTCTTGTCTATGTAATACACCATAGTCTTAATTCAAAAGACTCACAACTTTTTAGTAGATTAAAAGGCCTTTCGATACGGATAATTCGAGAGATTTCgattaaaagaaaacagatTGCAAATATGTAGTATAAAAATTAACGAACAAGGTTTTATGATAAGTATATACAGACGATAACAGgcaataattatttaacagAATAGCactcaattgaaatgaatttgctAATACCAATTACAAATTGGCCTTCATGAAAGGTTTAAGGTATTTGTGGAATGCAGCGTTCACCGGCTCCTTGTTCAACGGATTCTTCTTGGTCGATTCAAAGATGCGCTCATAAACATTGCCATCGTAGGCACCAAGAGCAGAGTCCAAGACGCGATCATGCAGATCGAAACTGTCGACGAGTGCCACGGCATTTGGACGCAAACGATTCAAACAGCTCTCTAGTCGCGTCTCCAAATTGGTCACATCCTTATCAGTTAGGTTAATGAACTGCATAGACAAGAGAATACAGCAAGTTATCGCGGGTTATCAGTTCAGATATAATTGTTATATACGAACACGTAAGAAGTCTCCAATACGATTGAGGCAGGCATCGACTAGATAGAGTTCCAGCACAACCTTGAGCACATCAGCCAAGGCGGGGGACACATGTTTGGCAACCTGCGTCAGCTCTGTGTATGCGGATTGGGCCAAGAAGGCGCGACCATGcagctaaattaaaaaattatttaactgTACAATTGAGTAATTATAATCATTCCTTGCTTACATCTGCAGCTGATGTTAAGAAGGGTCCACTAAGATTGGCCGACACTTCGACACCATGTCCTTGTTTGCGACGCACTTCGAGCTGTTCGTAAGCCACACGAACTTTGCTATAAGTTAATCAAATTAGAGATTTCAATTGGGATTACAGCACTTTTGACTTACTTGGCAGCCACGAATTGGAATGCTTTGACAATCGATTCCAAGGAGCCGTCGAAATTAACGAATTCCTGCAGCTTGATTGCCTCGTTAATGTAAGCCACTGTGGGCACCAGCTGTTCACCATTCAGAGCCTGGCCATAGACCTTGACCAGATAGCGTGCCGTTTGGAGCAGCATAACCGTGTTCTCTCCCTCGTAGGTGCACACGGCAGTTGTCATGCCGTAGATGGTTGGGAAGTTGGAGCAATCCATGTAGCCATGGCCGCCGCAGGATAGACGGCACGTCTCCACACCAGCTGTAGCGTCTGCACTGCAAATGGCTTTCAGGCAACATGACAACGCATGCATCTCTGGCAAACGATTCAGATTACCCAACTCGATTTCGCCAGAGAGCACATTGTACATGCTCCAGATGCTATCTCCCGTCGTCTTAAACACAATAGCCTTGGCGATTTGCGGGAATAGCTTCAGCTGCTGTGTAGTGTGATCCATAATCTGTGGTTCCGGCTGATTGGGATCAATGGGACTCTGGCGACGCACCGCCGAATAACGTGTGGCAATTGTCGAGGCCTTGGACAAACTGTAGGCAGTGTCACGAATGAGCGCACAGCGTACAAACATCATTGTGCCGTAGGTCAGCACACTATTCTTAGGTGCCACGTAGGTGCCATCGGGCAGCACCTGCTGATTCTTCATCAGCATATTGTTAAGTGGCACACGCACATTCTTCAGTCCCAGATAGCCATTGTTGACGCCCTTCATGCCGAGCTTGGTGCCAATGTCACCAATGTCAATGCCTTTCATTGGTTGATGAGTCTCCAAGTCGCGCAGCTGAACAATGAACGGCGCCAATCCTCTGAACTCTCCCTTAGTGTATAGTTgtgcaacaaccacagcatgATTTGCGGTATGTCCCACTGTGAAGAAAGGATGAACAATTCTTGTGAATCTTGTATATATTCCTAAAAAAGCTGAATGTCCTTACTAAGTGGCTATAAGGGGATAAGTTTGTCTTAACGGTAAGAGCTAAGAGCTACATCATAAATAATTACTTACAGCCTCCTGGCCACCATTTGTAGGCGCTACGCGAGGGTGTATTGATCACAAACTCCTGTGTGCTGGCATCGTAATCGGCACGCGTCTCCAGACCACGCAGGAAGGTACCATGTCCTAGCTCGGTTTGGGCATAGGTGCCAATAATCTCGCAATCCCAAGCCTTGGGCAGCCACTCCACCTGCTGATCCATGGTGCCCTGACCCATAATCGTTGGCACAAACATCACGTAGTGCAGCGAGAGAGGATTACCCTCCTTGAGCAAGGCGGCGCCCAGAGATCCTCCCAGCAatgcacttaaaaaaaaaggataaCAAAAGATTACTAAACTGTTATCTGAAAGGAATGCCAGCTATATACTTGTAGGTGTCCACGCCATCCTCGCCGTCGGCTCGCAATTTGCGTATCTTCTCGCCAATGAGGCAAGCCTTACGCAGACTGTTCTCGTAAAGCTCCTTGTGCGACATGTAGGATGTGGGCAGATCATCCTTCAGGGCCGGATCCTCCAGAAAAAGCTTTTCTGCAAAAGCGAGTCATTAATCATTAATCATAAATCATTAATGTCATTATGCAGACAGGAAGGAGACCCGTAAACAATTTGGTCGTATCCAAAATATTCTTCCGGTACTGATCAACCTTTGAGCAGACGAGATTTAAAGTAATCCACTAGATAAACTCAAACCTTATCGGTGAAGGCCGGAAAATTGTGGGCATTCTCAAGAATTTCACAAATATACGTATGAGTGTGTAGGCGAGTACTAT of Drosophila nasuta strain 15112-1781.00 chromosome 3, ASM2355853v1, whole genome shotgun sequence contains these proteins:
- the LOC132788056 gene encoding probable peroxisomal acyl-coenzyme A oxidase 1, coding for MPALEVNPDLQKERNTATFDPHEFSVYWAGGEDRYKEKKALEKLFLEDPALKDDLPTSYMSHKELYENSLRKACLIGEKIRKLRADGEDGVDTYNALLGGSLGAALLKEGNPLSLHYVMFVPTIMGQGTMDQQVEWLPKAWDCEIIGTYAQTELGHGTFLRGLETRADYDASTQEFVINTPSRSAYKWWPGGLGHTANHAVVVAQLYTKGEFRGLAPFIVQLRDLETHQPMKGIDIGDIGTKLGMKGVNNGYLGLKNVRVPLNNMLMKNQQVLPDGTYVAPKNSVLTYGTMMFVRCALIRDTAYSLSKASTIATRYSAVRRQSPIDPNQPEPQIMDHTTQQLKLFPQIAKAIVFKTTGDSIWSMYNVLSGEIELGNLNRLPEMHALSCCLKAICSADATAGVETCRLSCGGHGYMDCSNFPTIYGMTTAVCTYEGENTVMLLQTARYLVKVYGQALNGEQLVPTVAYINEAIKLQEFVNFDGSLESIVKAFQFVAANKVRVAYEQLEVRRKQGHGVEVSANLSGPFLTSAADLHGRAFLAQSAYTELTQVAKHVSPALADVLKVVLELYLVDACLNRIGDFLRFINLTDKDVTNLETRLESCLNRLRPNAVALVDSFDLHDRVLDSALGAYDGNVYERIFESTKKNPLNKEPVNAAFHKYLKPFMKANL